One genomic segment of Sminthopsis crassicaudata isolate SCR6 chromosome 2, ASM4859323v1, whole genome shotgun sequence includes these proteins:
- the PPM1G gene encoding protein phosphatase 1G isoform X1: MGAYLSQPNTVKSSGDGEGTSGPGGHGAPRLPLPYGFSAMQGWRVSMEDAHNCIPELDSETAMFSVYDGHGGEEVALYCAKYLPEIIKDQKAYKEGKLQKALEDAFLAIDAKLTTEEVIKELAQIAGRPPEDEDEKEKVADEDDVDNEEAALLHEEATMTIEELLTRYGQNCHKGPPHIKAGAGLGEEPGSQGLNGEAGPEEPSGESPVEENGPLAEAHPDLSSNLERGTEAVQGDEPLTPTGEAGPSCSSTPAKPPRAAKSKFFEDSEDESDEAEEEEEDSEECSEDEDGYSSEEANEEEEDDTEEAEEEDEEEEEEEMMLPGMEGKEEPGSDSGTTAVVALIRGKQLIVANAGDSRCVVSEAGKALDMSYDHKPEDELELARIKNAGGKVTMDGRVNGGLNLSRAIGDHFYKRNKNLPPEEQMISALPDIKVLTLNEDHDFMVIACDGIWNVMSSQEVVDFIQAKISQRDENGELRLLSSIVEELLDQCLAPDTSGDGTGCDNMTCIIICFKPRSTATPLPESGKRRLEEVVTPEAAGENGSSDNSKKAKQE; the protein is encoded by the exons ATGGGCGCGTATCTCTCCCAGCCCAACACGGTGAAGAGCTCTGGGGATGGGGAGGGCACCTCGGGCCCGGGAGGACACGGCGCTCCGCGCCTGCCGCTGCCCTACGGCTTCTCGGCCATGCAAGGCTGGCGCGTCTCGATGGAG GATGCTCACAACTGTATTCCTGAATTGGATAGTGAGACAGCCATGTTTTCGGTCTATGATGGACATGGAG GGGAGGAAGTTGCTCTATACTGTGCCAAATATCTCCCTGAGATCATCAAAGATCAGAAAGCatacaaagaaggaaaactaCAGAAG GCTTTGGAAGATGCCTTTTTGGCTATTGATGCCAAACTGACTACAGAAGAAGTCATTAAAGAACTGGCACAGATTGCAGGAAGGCCCCCTGAGGAtgaggatgaaaaggaaaaggtgGCAGATGAGGATGATG TGGACAATGAGGAGGCAGCCCTGCTTCATGAAGAGGCCACCATGACCATTGAGGAACTTCTAACACGCTACGGGCAGAACTGTCACAAGGGCCCTCCCCACATCAAGGCTGGGGCTGGGTTGGGTGAGGAACCAGGGTCCCAGGGCCTCAATGGGGAGGCAGGGCCTGAGGAGCCATCAGGGGAATCCCCTGTGGAGGAGAATGGCCCCCTAGCTGAGGCCCACCCAGACCTTTCCTCCAACTTGGAACGTGGGACTGAGGCAGTCCAGGGCGACGAGCCTCTCACCCCCACTGGAGAGGCTGGCCCCTCCTGCTCTTCCACCCCCGCCAAGCCACCTCGTGCTGCTAAGTccaagttctttgaggacagtgAGGATGAGTCAGATGaggcagaggaggaagaggaagacagTGAG GAGTGCAGTGAAGATGAGGATGGCTATAGCAGTGAGGAAGCTAacgaggaagaggaagatgacaCAGAAGAGGCAgaagaggaggatgaggaagaagaagaggaggagatgaTGCTGCCTGGGATGGAGGGCAAAGAGGAG cccgGTTCCGACAGTGGCACAACGGCAGTGGTGGCCCTGATTCGGGGAAAGCAGCTAATCGTAGCAAATGCAGGGGATTCCCGGTGTGTGGTGTCTGAAGCTGGCAAAGCCCTGGATATGTCCTATGACCATAAGCCTGAAGATGAGTTGGAGTTAGCACGAATCAAAAATGCTGGTGGCAAGGTCACTATGGATGGACGAGTCAACGGGGGCCTTAACCTCTCTCGAGCTATTG GTGACCACTTCTATAAGAGAAATAAGAACCTGCCCCCCGAGGAACAGATGATCTCAGCACTCCCTGACATTAAGGTGCTAACCCTCAATGAGGACCACGACTTCATGGTTATCGCTTGTGATGGCATCTG GAACGTGATGAGCAGCCAGGAAGTGGTGGACTTTATCCAGGCCAAGATCAGCCAGAGGGATGAAAATGGGGAGCTTCGGCTACTCTCCTCCATCGTAGAAGAG CTGCTGGATCAGTGCCTGGCACCTGACACTTCTGGGGATGGCACTGGGTGTGACAACATGACCTGCATAATCATCTGCTTCAAACCCCGAAGCACGGCAACACCCCTGCCTGAGAGTGGCAAGAGAAGACTAGAGGAGGTTGTGACCCCTGAAGCCGCTGGAGAAAATGGCAGCAGTGATAACAGCAAGAAAGCCAAGCAGGAATAG
- the PPM1G gene encoding protein phosphatase 1G isoform X2 yields the protein MFSVYDGHGGEEVALYCAKYLPEIIKDQKAYKEGKLQKALEDAFLAIDAKLTTEEVIKELAQIAGRPPEDEDEKEKVADEDDVDNEEAALLHEEATMTIEELLTRYGQNCHKGPPHIKAGAGLGEEPGSQGLNGEAGPEEPSGESPVEENGPLAEAHPDLSSNLERGTEAVQGDEPLTPTGEAGPSCSSTPAKPPRAAKSKFFEDSEDESDEAEEEEEDSEECSEDEDGYSSEEANEEEEDDTEEAEEEDEEEEEEEMMLPGMEGKEEPGSDSGTTAVVALIRGKQLIVANAGDSRCVVSEAGKALDMSYDHKPEDELELARIKNAGGKVTMDGRVNGGLNLSRAIGDHFYKRNKNLPPEEQMISALPDIKVLTLNEDHDFMVIACDGIWNVMSSQEVVDFIQAKISQRDENGELRLLSSIVEELLDQCLAPDTSGDGTGCDNMTCIIICFKPRSTATPLPESGKRRLEEVVTPEAAGENGSSDNSKKAKQE from the exons ATGTTTTCGGTCTATGATGGACATGGAG GGGAGGAAGTTGCTCTATACTGTGCCAAATATCTCCCTGAGATCATCAAAGATCAGAAAGCatacaaagaaggaaaactaCAGAAG GCTTTGGAAGATGCCTTTTTGGCTATTGATGCCAAACTGACTACAGAAGAAGTCATTAAAGAACTGGCACAGATTGCAGGAAGGCCCCCTGAGGAtgaggatgaaaaggaaaaggtgGCAGATGAGGATGATG TGGACAATGAGGAGGCAGCCCTGCTTCATGAAGAGGCCACCATGACCATTGAGGAACTTCTAACACGCTACGGGCAGAACTGTCACAAGGGCCCTCCCCACATCAAGGCTGGGGCTGGGTTGGGTGAGGAACCAGGGTCCCAGGGCCTCAATGGGGAGGCAGGGCCTGAGGAGCCATCAGGGGAATCCCCTGTGGAGGAGAATGGCCCCCTAGCTGAGGCCCACCCAGACCTTTCCTCCAACTTGGAACGTGGGACTGAGGCAGTCCAGGGCGACGAGCCTCTCACCCCCACTGGAGAGGCTGGCCCCTCCTGCTCTTCCACCCCCGCCAAGCCACCTCGTGCTGCTAAGTccaagttctttgaggacagtgAGGATGAGTCAGATGaggcagaggaggaagaggaagacagTGAG GAGTGCAGTGAAGATGAGGATGGCTATAGCAGTGAGGAAGCTAacgaggaagaggaagatgacaCAGAAGAGGCAgaagaggaggatgaggaagaagaagaggaggagatgaTGCTGCCTGGGATGGAGGGCAAAGAGGAG cccgGTTCCGACAGTGGCACAACGGCAGTGGTGGCCCTGATTCGGGGAAAGCAGCTAATCGTAGCAAATGCAGGGGATTCCCGGTGTGTGGTGTCTGAAGCTGGCAAAGCCCTGGATATGTCCTATGACCATAAGCCTGAAGATGAGTTGGAGTTAGCACGAATCAAAAATGCTGGTGGCAAGGTCACTATGGATGGACGAGTCAACGGGGGCCTTAACCTCTCTCGAGCTATTG GTGACCACTTCTATAAGAGAAATAAGAACCTGCCCCCCGAGGAACAGATGATCTCAGCACTCCCTGACATTAAGGTGCTAACCCTCAATGAGGACCACGACTTCATGGTTATCGCTTGTGATGGCATCTG GAACGTGATGAGCAGCCAGGAAGTGGTGGACTTTATCCAGGCCAAGATCAGCCAGAGGGATGAAAATGGGGAGCTTCGGCTACTCTCCTCCATCGTAGAAGAG CTGCTGGATCAGTGCCTGGCACCTGACACTTCTGGGGATGGCACTGGGTGTGACAACATGACCTGCATAATCATCTGCTTCAAACCCCGAAGCACGGCAACACCCCTGCCTGAGAGTGGCAAGAGAAGACTAGAGGAGGTTGTGACCCCTGAAGCCGCTGGAGAAAATGGCAGCAGTGATAACAGCAAGAAAGCCAAGCAGGAATAG
- the ZNF513 gene encoding zinc finger protein 513: MPRRKQSHPQPVKLDTEDPLEEGPGALVLESDLLLGQDLEFEEEEEEEEEEEEEEEEEEGDGSSDQLMGFERDSEGDSLGTRPGLPYGLSDDESGGGRALSAESEVEEPARGQGEAGGERPGPACQLCGGPACEGPCCGAGGPGGGPPLPPRLLYSCRLCAFVSHYSSHLKRHMQTHSGEKPFRCGRCPYASAQLVNLTRHTRTHTGEKPYRCPHCPFACSSLGNLRRHQRTHTGPPGPPCPTCGFRCCAPRPPRPPSPTEQEGAVPHRPEDAVLLPDLSLHVPPGGASFLPDCGQLRGEGEGLRGTGPEPLPELLFPWACRGCGQELEEGEGEGGRLGAAMCGRCMRGEAGGGGSGGPRGPGDKGFACSLCPFATHYPNHLARHMKTHSGEKPFRCARCPYASAHLDNLKRHQRVHTGEKPYKCPLCPYACGNLANLKRHGRIHSGDKPFRCSLCNYSCNQSMNLKRHMLRHTGEKPFRCGTCAYTTGHWDNYKRHQKVHGHGGAGGPASEGWAPPHSTSSALSPHGPTSLSTTSGRGLHTDSP, encoded by the exons ATGCCCCGAAGGAAGCAAAGCCACCCACAGCCCGTGAAAT TGGACACGGAAGACCCCCTGGAGGAGGGGCCGGGGGCCCTGGTGTTGGAGAGTGACTTGCTGCTAGGCCAGGATCTGGAgtttgaggaggaagaggaagaggaggaggaggaggaggaggaggaggaggaggaagaaggtgaCGGCAGCAGTGACCAGCTCATGGGCTTCGAGAGGGACTCCGAAG GAGACTCTCTAGGGACCCGGCCAGGGCTGCCCTATGGACTGAGTGACGACGAATCTGGGGGCGGCCGGGCGCTGAGCGCAGAGAGTGAGGTTGAGGAACCAGCCAGGGGCCAAGGGGAGGCTGGGGGTGAGAGGCCAGGCCCAGCTTGCCAACTGTGTGGGGGGCCTGCTTGTGAAGGACCATGCTGTGGGGCAGGAGGACCAGGTGGGGGACCACCACTCCCCCCGCGGCTGCTGTATTCCTGCCGGCTTTGCGCCTTCGTGTCCCACTACTCTAGCCACTTGAAACGGCACATGCAAACCCACAGTGGGGAAAAGCCATTCCGCTGTGGCCGCTGCCCCTATGCCTCTGCCCAGCTTGTCAATCTGACACGCCACACCCGCACCCACACTGGTGAGAAGCCGTACCGCTGTCCCCATTGCCCCTTTGCCTGCAGCAGCCTGGGCAACCTGAGGCGCCATCAGCGCACCCACACAGGCCCCCCTGGCCCTCCCTGCCCGACCTGCGGCTTCCGGTGTTGTGCCCCAAGACCCCCCAGGCCTCCCAGCCCCACGGAGCAGGAGGGGGCTGTGCCCCACCGACCAGAAG ATGCTGTGCTCCTTCCAGATTTGAGCCTCCATGTGCCGCCAGGTGGTGCCAGTTTCCTGCCAGACTGCGGGCAGCTgcggggagagggggaggggctgAGAGGTACTGGACCAGAGCCACTGCCTGAGCTGCTGTTCCCTTGGGCCTGTCGAGGCTGTGGGCAAGAGTTGGAGGAAGGGGAAGGTGAGGGAGGCCGCCTGGGTGCCGCCATGTGTGGGCGCTGCATGCGGGGAGAAGCTGGAGGGGGAGGCAGCGGGGGCCCCCGAGGTCCTGGAGATAAGGGCTTTGCCTGCAGTCTCTGCCCCTTCGCCACTCACTACCCCAACCACCTAGCCCGGCACATGAAGACACACAGTGGCGAGAAGCCATTCCGCTGTGCCCGCTGCCCCTATGCCTCAGCCCACCTGGACAACCTGAAGCGGCACCAGCGAGTACACACGGGGGAGAAGCCCTACAAGTGCCCCCTATGCCCTTATGCCTGTGGCAACCTGGCCAACCTCAAACGCCACGGTCGAATCCACTCGGGTGACAAACCCTTCCGCTGCAGTCTCTGCAACTACAGCTGTAATCAGAGCATGAATCTGAAGCGCCACATGCTCAGGCACACAGGAGAGAAGCCCTTCCGATGTGGGACCTGCGCTTACACGACAGGCCACTGGGACAACTACAAGCGCCATCAGAAGGTGCATGGCCATGGAGGGGCTGGAGGGCCTGCCTCAGAAGGGTGGGCACCACCCCACAGCACATCCTCTGCCCTCAGCCCTCATGGCCCCACATCTCTGAGCACCACCAGTGGTAGGGGACTCCACACGGATTCACCCTGA
- the SNX17 gene encoding LOW QUALITY PROTEIN: sorting nexin-17 (The sequence of the model RefSeq protein was modified relative to this genomic sequence to represent the inferred CDS: deleted 1 base in 1 codon) — protein sequence MHFSIPETESRSGDSGSSNYVAYNIHVNGVLHCRVRYSQLLGLHEQLRKEYGANVLPAFPPKKLFTLTPAEVEQRREQLEKYMQAVRQDPLLGGSETFNSFLRRAQQETQQVPTEEVSLEVLLSNGQKVLVTILTSDQTEDVLEAVAAKLDLPDDLIGYFSLFLVREQEDGAFSFVRKLQEFELPYVSVTSLRSQEYKIVLRKSYWDSAYDDDVMENRVGLNLLYAQTVSDIEHGWILVTKEQHRQLKSLQEKVSKKEFLRLAQTLRHYGYLRFEPCVADFPEKGCPVVVSAGNSELSLQLRLPGQQLREGSFRVTRMRCWRVTSSVPLPSGSTSSPGRGRGEVRLELAFEYLMSKDRLQWVTITSPQAIMMSICLQSMVDELMVKKSGGSIRKMLRRRAGGTLRRSDSQQAVKSPPLLDSPDATRESMVKLSSKLSAVSLRGISSPSPDTSTSDVHGNYAFEGIGDEDL from the exons ATGCACTTCTCCATCCCCGAAACCGAGTCCCGCAGCGGGGACAGCGGCAGCTCCAACTACGTG GCCTACAACATCCACGTGAACGGAGTCCTGCACTGCCGGGTGCGCTACAGCCAGCTCCTGGGGCTGCACGAGCAG CTTCGGAAGGAGTATGGGGCTAATGTTCTCCCTGCATTTCCCCCGAAGAAGCTGTTTACTCTGACACCAGCTGAGGTGGAACAGCGAAGGGAGCAGCTGGAGAAATACATGCAGGCTG TTCGACAAGATCCATTGCTTGGGGGCAGTGAgacatttaatagttttcttcGTCGGGCACAACAG GAAACGCAGCAGGTACCTACAGAGGAGGTATCCCTGGAGGTGTTACTAAGCAATGGGCAGAAGGTGCTAGTCACTATTCTGACTTCTGACCAGACTGAAGATGTCTTGGAG GCAGTGGCTGCAAAGTTGGACCTTCCAGATGACTTGATTGGCTACTTCAGCCTCTTTCTTGTTCGAGAGCAAGAGGATGGGGCATTCTCCT TTGTGCGGAAATTGCAGGAGTTTGAACTGCCTTATGTGTCTGTTACCAGCCTACGGAGTCAAGAGTATAAGATTGTACTTAGGAAGAG TTATTGGGACTCTGCCTATGATGATGATGTTATGGAGAACCGGGTTGGACTGAATCTACTTTATGCTCAG ACAGTTTCTGACATTGAGCATGGCTGGATCCTGGTTACTAAGGAACAGCACCGGCAACTCAAGTCTCTGCAGGAGAAGGTCTCCAAGAAAGAG TTTCTGCGGTTAGCACAGACCCTAAGGCACTATGGCTATCTTCGGTTTGAGCCTTGTGTGGCTGACTTCCCAGAGAAGGGCTGCCCTGTGGTAGTGAGTGCCGGCAACAGTGAGCTCAGCCTTCAGCTCCGCCTGCCTGGTCAGCAGCTTCGTGAGGGCTCCTTCCGGGTCACCCGTATGCGGTGCTGGCGGGTTACTTCCTCT GTACCCCTGCCCAGTGGGAGCACGAGCAGCCCCGGCCGAGGCCGAGGAGAGGTTCGGCTAGAACTAGCATTCGAGTATCTCATGAGCAAGGATCGGCTGCAGTGGGTCACCATCACCAGCCCACAG GCCATCATGATGAGCATCTGCTTGCAGTCTATGGTGGATGAACTGATGGTG AAAAAATCAGGGGGGAGTATCAGAAAG ATGCTACGAAGACGGGCAGGTGGGACCCTGAGGCGCTCAGACAGTCAGCAAGCAGTAAAGTCTCCACCACTGCTT GATTCACCTGATGCTACCCGGGAATCAATGGTCAAACTCTCA AGCAAACTGAGTGCTGTGAGCCTTCGAGGGATCAGCAGCCCTAGCCCTGACACCAGCACCAGCGACGTTCATGGCAATTATGCTTTTGAAGGCATTGGGGATGAGGATCTGTAA
- the EIF2B4 gene encoding translation initiation factor eIF2B subunit delta — protein sequence MAAVAVVEGAVSTMTAQPPGKPGAGAREMSQEEKLQLRKEKKQQKKKRKEDKGSDPASDSAVSPGQCRVGPPRETPDAGGQLGPSGEKVPGGRSKAELRAERRAKQEAERALKQGRKGESAGSPAQARPNAAAETPLGVKHPPEHVQVDETIALKKLIKKPERQQVPSRKDYGSKVSLFSHLHQYSRRIPLTQYMSIPSSVIHPAVVRLGLQYSQGLISGSNARCIALLRAFQQVIQDYTTPPNEELSRDLVNKLKPYISFLNQCRPLSASMCNAIKFLTKEITAVSSTQREEEAKSELQAAMDRYLQEKIVLAARAISRSAYEKISDGDVILVYGCSSLVSFILREAWASGRRFRVVVVDSRPRLEGRRTLHCLVRAGVPASYLMIPAASYVLPEVSKVLLGAHALLANGSVMSRVGTAQLALVARAYNVPVLVCCETYKFCERVQTDAFVSNELDDPDDLLCEQGDQVVLDNWQKHRSLRLLNLVYDVTPPELVDLVITELGMIPCSSVPVVLRVKSGDQ from the exons ATGGCAGCGGTCGCGGTTGTGGAGG GAGCAGTGTCCACGATGACGGCCCAGCCGCCCGGCAAGCCCGGA GCCGGGGCCAGGGAGATGTCCCAAGAAGAAAAGCTGCAGCTTCGTAAGGAGAAGAAAcagcagaagaagaagaggaaggaagacaaaGGCTCAGACCCTGCCTCGGACTCCGCGGTGTCCCCTGGCCAGTGTCGAG TGGGCCCACCAAGAGAGACTCCGGACGCCGGCGGTCAGTTGGGACCCTCAGGGGAGAAGGTTCCAGGTGGCCGGAGTAAAGCGGAGCTGCGGGCCGAGAGGAGAGCCAAGCAGGAAGCTGAGCGGGCCCTAAAGCAGGGACGAAAGGGGGAGTCAGCAGGATCACCTGCTCAGGCTCGCCCTAACGCAGCAGCAGAAACCCCCTTAG GAGTAAAACATCCTCCAGAGCATGTTCAGGTGGATGAGACCATAGCTTTAAAGAAACTGATTAAGAAACCAGAACGGCAGCAG GTGCCTTCTCGAAAGGATTATGGCTCCAAAGTCAGCCTCTTCTCCCACCTGCACCAGTATAGCCGCCGTATTCCTCTAACTCAGTATATGAG CATCCCATCCTCTGTGATCCACCCAGCTGTGGTGCGACTTGGCCTGCAGTACTCCCAGGGCCTAATCAGTGGCTCCAATGCCAGATGCATCGCCCTCCTTCGTGCCTTCCAGCAG GTAATTCAGGACTATACCACGCCTCCTAATGAAGAACTCTCCAGAGATCTAGTTAATAAACTCAAACCCTACATCAG CTTCTTGAATCAGTGTCGACCACTCTCGGCCAGCATGTGCAATGCCATCAAGTTCCTCACAAAAGAGATCACAGCTGTGAGCAGCACCCAACGAGAGGAGGAG GCAAAGTCAGAACTCCAAGCAGCCATGGACCGGTATTTGCAAGAGAAGATTGTTTTGGCAGCTCGGGCAATCTCCCGCTCAGCCTATGAGAAGATCAGTGATGGGGATGTGATCCTAGTATATGGATG TTCATCCCTGGTATCCTTTATTCTTCGGGAAGCTTGGGCTAGTGGCCGCCGATTTCGGGTGGTAGTGGTGGACAGCCGGCCACGACTTGAGGGACGGCGTACTTTGCATTGTCTTGTCCGTGCTGGGGTCCCAGCATCCTACTTGATGATTCCTGCAGCTTCCTATGTACTCCCCGAG GTATCTAAGGTGCTATTAGGAGCGCATGCGCTTCTGGCCAATGGGTCTGTGATGTCCCGGGTTGGGACAGCCCAGCTAGCCCTGGTGGCTCGGGCTTACAATGTGCCTGTTTTGGTCTGCTGTGAAACCTACAAGTTCTGCGAGCGTGTACAAACTGATGCCTTTGTCTCAAATGAGCTTG ATGATCCTGATGATCTTTTGTGTGAACAAGGAGACCAGGTGGTGTTGGATAACTGGCAGAAGCACCGGTCTCTGCGTCTGCTGAATCTGGTGTATGATGTGACACCTCCAGAACTGGTGGACCTAGTGATCACTGAGCTAGGAATGATTCCTTGCAGTTCTGTTCCTGTTGTGTTACGAGTCAAGAGTGGTGACCAATGA